In Comamonadaceae bacterium OS-1, a single window of DNA contains:
- the prmA gene encoding ribosomal protein L11 methyltransferase, producing the protein MFEISLMCPQDRVEMVSDALDALDALSVSVEDADAQTDAEQALFGEPGMPPPKDGWQRSRIQALFATEALARDAADVLALQDFFAGCDLLGIVPVPEQDWVRLTQSQFAPVDITPDFWIVPTWHEPPAEATRVIRLDPGLAFGTGTHPTTRMCLRWIARQEAGALARVLDYGCGSGILAIGAAKFGATDIDAVDIDDAAVQSTVLNAHANHVQLKAGLPEQAQGLYGTVLANILATPLKVLAPLLCAHVAPGGALVLAGILERQTDELKEAYAPYAALEVSDTQDGWVLMTARL; encoded by the coding sequence AGCGTGAGCGTGGAAGACGCGGACGCTCAGACCGATGCAGAACAAGCCCTGTTTGGCGAGCCCGGCATGCCGCCACCCAAAGACGGCTGGCAGCGTTCGCGCATCCAGGCGCTGTTTGCCACCGAGGCCTTGGCGCGTGATGCAGCAGACGTTTTGGCGCTGCAGGACTTTTTTGCCGGTTGTGACTTGCTGGGCATCGTTCCGGTGCCGGAGCAAGACTGGGTGCGCCTGACCCAGTCGCAGTTTGCACCGGTGGACATTACGCCGGATTTCTGGATTGTGCCCACCTGGCACGAGCCACCCGCCGAGGCGACGCGGGTGATCCGCCTCGACCCCGGCCTGGCCTTTGGCACCGGCACCCATCCCACCACCCGCATGTGCCTGCGCTGGATTGCCCGGCAGGAAGCGGGCGCTTTGGCGCGGGTGCTGGACTACGGTTGCGGTTCGGGTATTTTGGCGATTGGCGCGGCCAAGTTTGGCGCAACCGATATCGATGCGGTGGATATTGACGATGCGGCGGTGCAGTCCACCGTGCTCAATGCCCATGCCAACCATGTGCAGCTCAAGGCCGGTTTGCCGGAACAGGCCCAAGGCCTGTACGGCACCGTGCTGGCGAATATTCTGGCCACGCCGCTGAAGGTGCTAGCCCCGCTGCTGTGCGCCCATGTGGCCCCTGGCGGTGCCCTGGTGCTGGCCGGTATTCTGGAACGCCAGACCGACGAATTGAAAGAGGCCTACGCCCCCTACGCCGCACTGGAAGTGTCGGACACGCAAGACGGCTGGGTCTTGATGACCGCACGGCTCTAA
- the nrdB gene encoding ribonucleoside-diphosphate reductase subunit beta, which yields MLTWDEEVKPSPLSAAPLGLPTSRVETHAVFPTETPSAAPSAEPSAMDTATAHVAVQATAARRVNAADKRIINGQTDVNQLVPFKYKWAWEKYLASCANHWMPQEVNMTRDIALWKDPNGLTEDERRIVKRNLGFFVTADSLAANNIVLGTYRHITAPECRQFLLRQAFEEAIHTHAYQYIVESLGLDESEIFNAYNEVASIRNKDQFLIPFIEAIMDPNFHTGTTETDQTLLKSLIVFACLMEGLFFYVGFTQILALGRQNKMTGAAEQYQYILRDESMHCNFGIDLINQLKLENPHLWTAEFKTEIKDLFMRAVELEYQYAEDTMPRGVLGMNASMFKGYLRYIANRRATQIGLEACFPHEENPFPWMSEMIDLKKERNFFETRVIEYQSGGALSWD from the coding sequence ATGTTGACCTGGGACGAAGAAGTCAAGCCCTCACCGCTATCTGCAGCACCCCTCGGTTTACCCACCAGCCGTGTGGAAACCCACGCTGTTTTTCCGACCGAAACACCCTCGGCAGCCCCTTCCGCAGAGCCCTCGGCCATGGACACCGCCACCGCCCACGTCGCCGTGCAAGCCACCGCAGCACGCCGTGTCAACGCCGCCGACAAGCGCATCATCAACGGCCAGACCGATGTGAACCAACTGGTGCCGTTCAAGTACAAATGGGCCTGGGAAAAGTACCTGGCCTCCTGCGCCAACCACTGGATGCCGCAAGAGGTCAACATGACCCGCGACATCGCGCTGTGGAAAGACCCGAACGGCCTGACCGAAGACGAGCGCCGCATCGTCAAGCGCAACCTGGGCTTCTTTGTCACCGCCGACTCGCTGGCCGCCAACAACATCGTGCTGGGCACTTACCGCCACATCACCGCGCCCGAGTGCCGCCAGTTCCTGCTGCGCCAGGCGTTTGAAGAAGCCATCCACACCCATGCCTACCAGTACATCGTGGAGTCGCTGGGCCTGGACGAGAGCGAGATCTTCAACGCCTACAACGAAGTCGCGTCCATCCGCAACAAAGACCAGTTCCTGATCCCCTTCATCGAAGCGATCATGGACCCCAACTTCCACACCGGCACCACTGAGACCGACCAAACCCTGCTCAAGAGCCTGATCGTTTTCGCCTGCCTGATGGAAGGCCTGTTCTTCTATGTCGGCTTCACGCAGATCCTGGCCCTGGGCCGTCAGAACAAGATGACCGGTGCCGCCGAGCAGTACCAGTACATCCTGCGCGACGAGTCCATGCACTGCAACTTCGGCATCGACCTGATCAACCAGCTCAAACTGGAAAATCCCCACCTGTGGACGGCCGAGTTCAAAACCGAGATCAAGGACCTTTTCATGCGTGCCGTCGAGCTGGAATACCAGTACGCCGAAGACACCATGCCGCGTGGCGTGCTGGGCATGAACGCCTCCATGTTCAAGGGCTATCTGCGCTACATCGCCAACCGCCGCGCCACCCAGATCGGCCTGGAAGCCTGCTTTCCGCACGAAGAAAATCCGTTCCCCTGGATGAGCGAAATGATCGACCTCAAGAAAGAGCGCAATTTCTTTGAAACCCGCGTGATTGAGTACCAATCGGGCGGCGCGCTTTCCTGGGACTGA